The DNA window TGGACCCGCCCATCTGGTCGACGGCCTTCTTGGTGACGGTCAGGCCGAGCCCGGTGCCCTCGTACTCCCGTGCCAGGCCCTCCGACTCCTGACGGAACGGATCGAAGAGGGTCTCGACCACCCCCGGATCCATGCCAATGCCGGTGTCTTCGACGTCGAGGACGGCGGCTTTCCCCTCGCGGGCGACCCGAATCCGCACCTCCCCGGCATCGGTGTACTTGATCGCATTGGAGACGAGATTTTGCAGCACGATCTGCACGCCCCCCTCATCCGCCTCGGCCCACACGGGGGCCTCTCCGGCGTCCACCCGCAGGCGCAGTCCCTTGCCCTTGGCTTTCGGGCGAAGCTCCTCGGCAATGGTTTCCGCCTGCGCGGCAACGTCCACCGCCGTGCTCTCCAGCTGCATCTGCCCCGCCTCCAGTTTGGACAGGTTGAGGACCCCATCGAGCGTGTTCAAAAGCCGGCGGCCGCTTTTTCCGATGAGGTTCGCGAAACGGAGGGCGGCCCCCTCCGCGTCCTGCGTCTCCTCCCCAATGGCGTCGGCGAAGCCGATAATCGACGTCAGTGGCGTGCGGATCTCGTGGCTCATGTTCGCGAGCATGGCGGACTTGGCCCGGCTGGCGGCCTCCGCCTCCGCCCGGGCCGTCTCGGCCTCCTCTTTTGCCTCGCGGAGCGCGCCCTCCCGGTCCAGGCGGCCCAGAACGAGGGCCGCGTAGCTGCTCAAAATCTCCAGCAGGCGAAGGTTGAAGGGATCGAAGCCTCCGCCCTCCGTCTTGCCGACGACCACGACGCCACGGTCCCCGATCGGCACGGCCGCCGCGGAGCGCAGCCTCCCGTACTCGATGTCGTTGTCGAGCCCGCCTACGTCTTCGACGATGACCGTGTCCCCGGTCTGGAGGGCCCGTGCCGAAAGGCTGTCTCCGCTTTTCGGTTGTGGCTCGGGGGAGGGGACGGAAGGGCCTGCGATCGTCGTCCGCGCCGGATGGATGGTGTCGCCGTCTACGAATCCCGTGTTGCGGAGCGGGTAGTCGAAGATGCTCCCAAGAAGCTCGTGGATGCGATCGGAGACCTCGTCGGGGCCTTCGGTCGTGAGCACCCGGCGCGTGGCCCTGTACAGGGCCTCGATCTTGTCCTGTCGTTCGTGGAGGGCCTGCTCCCGCTTCTTCCGCTCGGTGATATCGATTCCGAAGGCTGCGACATGGGTCACTTCCCCCTCAACGTCGGTGATGGGCTTGTGCGTCCGTAGGAAGTGCCGAACCCCATCCGGCGTGTCCATCCGCTCCTCGAACTGAGTGGTTCGCTGCTCCTCGGCGGCCGTCCGGATCGCTTGATCTCGGCGGCGCCCAAGCTCCGGGTCCATGCCTCGTTTCCGGCAGTACTCCAGGTTCGTATGGCCGATGATCCACTCCCTCAGCTCTGGATCCGCGATGCTCTGCTTGTTGACAAATTCGTACCGGCCATCGGGCTTGAACACCGCGAGGTCCTTTACGGCCTTCTCCAGGATCTGCTCGTAGTATTGCTTTGTGCTCCGCAGCTCCCGCTCGTCTTCTTTGCGGGCGGTGATGTCACGGACGACGCAGACGATGCTCCCGTCTTCGAGGACCGTTAGGGTCAGCTCCTGCGGAAACGACGACCCGTCCTCCCGCACCCCCCGGGCCTCTCCCCGCCAGTCTCCGGTCTCCTCCAATGCCGCCATCGCCTCCGCTTCCAGGCGCTGCTGCTCCGCCTCCTCGTAGCAGGCCGTCCAGGACCGTCCCACGAGAGCCCCCGGCGTGTCGTATCCGTAGATGCTCGCGTGGGCCTGGTTGACGTACTGGTAGGTGCCCGCCTCGTCGAGGATTGCGATTCCGTCGCTCGCGACCTCCATGGCACTGGACCGATGCCGGAGGGCCCGCTCCTTCTGCCGGCGGTCGGTCATGTCCCGAACCGTGCACACGAGCCGGCCCTCGCTCACGACCGTTAGGGACAGGGCCGCGGGGAAGGTCGTCCCGTCGGGACGGCTGCCGGTGACCTCTCCCTGCCACTGGCCCTCCTCCTCCAGGATGGGGAAGACCTCTTCTTCAAGGCGGGCCACCTCGTCGTCGGCGTAGAGCCGTCGCCAGGATGCCCCGAGCAGCACCTCCGCGCTTTCGAACCCGTACATGTCCGCGTGGGTCTCGTCGACGTAGACGTACCGGCCGTCTTCCAGAACCGCAATGCCGTCGGCGGCTTCCTCGATCGCTCGCAGCGACGACTCGATTGTGCGTCGGCGTTTCTCCTGCTCGGTGATGTCCCGGAAGATGCCCACTGCGATCTGCCGCCCCCCGACCTCCACGGTTGCCGCGCTGATCTCGACCGGCACGTTTTCACCGTCGTCGGTCTGGACGTAAATGGAAGAGCCGTCCTCGAAATGCCGGACGGTCTCCTCTGCGCCCGACCGGCAGCACGCCTGAAACAGACGCCGGTACCGACCGGCCTCCCCGTCGGGATGCAGGTCCGTCTGGTGCCGTCCGGCGATCTTCTCCTCACTGGCCCCGATAAGCTCGGCGGCCTTCTGGTTGACTTCGACGAGACGGCCCGTGTCGATGTCGGCCAGAATTACCGGATCGGGCGCCGCCTCCAGGAGCAGCTCGTATTTGTCCCGGATCGCGTCGGTCTTCTGCTCCCGGCGGTCCTGCTCCAAAACGCGCCCGATCGACTGGGCAAGCAGCTCCAGGGCCGCCTCATCGCCTGGCCCCAGCGGCGCGGAGCGCGGCTCCCGGCTCCCAAAGCACACCGTGCCGTAGACCCGGCCCTCGACGATGATTTTGGTGCCGAGATAGCAGGACAGGTCGTACGTTTGGTAGGCCGGGTCCGTCGTCCAGCCCTGCTCCTCTGCATTCTCGATCGAGAGGGCCTCGCTTTGGGTGATCAACTCTCGGCAGTAGGTGTCCGGCAGGTCGGCCTCTGCGCCCCTCTGGAGCTTCGGATGCGCCCCGACCGCCGCGACGGTCCGGTGGGTCGACTCCGCCAGGTCAATTTGGGCAAGAAAGCCGACCTCGACCCCAAACCGGTCGACCCCTGCCTGCAGGAGAGCCCGAACCCGTTGCCTCGACGACAGGCCGTCGGTGCCCATCGCCTGACGAATCCGCCTTCGAAACGAGGAGGCGAATTGACCGGCAGATGGGGGGATGTTCTCTGGAAAAGAGCCCTCGGTGGTGGTCTTCCCTGCGTCTCCGTCCGATGAGACCGCAGTCAGCGACCGAAGCAAGGAAGGACCTGTGGGTAGGAAGGAATCCGGAGAAGCCCTCCAGGGGACAGGTGAGAACCGGTGGGTGGAAGGGGTAGGGTCCCGTGCGTGACTCATGGGCCCGTGTGAGCAGATAAGCGGAGAGTGCGTACAGGGCATCTGTTCAGGCCGTGTGCATCCCCCAAGAGATACACAGTCGTCGCGGCGCGCCCTGCGTCATCGCGAACGATCGGCGCAGGGTAAGCCGCTCGTACTTATCTTTTAGACAATCAGATCGGAAAAATGTTTTCCTATAACTACGGATAGAATCCACTCGAACACGCCCCGATGGCAATCTTCGCCTCCGCCAATGCCCGGGCCGGTGGGCCCGTCGGCCTGGGGGCAGTCCCAAGGGACAATCTTCTCGTTGTATGCAGCAAATACCATGCGCGTCGCTGTGACTGCGGGACGTCTGTCGTCGTTTCCGGCCGCTTCGGTTCGTTCCCCGACGCAACGACTCGTCTGAGAGATCGTCTGGGGGACCGGATCGGTGTCCTCCAGACGTGTGGATGCACCGGCCCCGATGCCCAGAAAGCGTCGTAGTGGCGTAATCGGAGGCCCGGTGATTTGGAATGAGTCCTCCCGGAACGGTCCTGAGCGCGAGGCACGCAATGGTTGCGTACAGGGGGCCGTTCTGCGACAATGCGCCGTGCGACAGGGAAGAGGGCCGGGCATCTTGCCGCGGGTGGGGCCCCGTCAGCGTCCCCGATGGCATAGGGTTTGACGCCTATACAGAGACCAGTGCAGGCGTAGATCTCTGGGTGGGTTCCACCGACGAGCGCAGTCAACAGGTGTTGCTGTCGGTGCGGATCGTCCGTCGGCATCCCGACCCGATCGTCCGTGGACGGCCCCCTCGGCCCGCTGCGCTCTGAGGATTGCATTCGACGGCCGCGTTCAGATCCTCCGTGGCAGTGCGCGAAGCCACTGTTTCTGAAAGACGCTTCCCAGTTCATGAATCTGTTTCACGCCCTCGATCCGACGCACGTGACATACCTACTTGTCTTTGGAGCTGGAGCAGTAGGGGGACTACTCGGCCTCATGGCCTTCGGATTCCTGGGACGCCCGGCAGAGACCCGGCGGCGTGAGGCGGCCTCGGACGGACCGCAAGCGGCGCGGAATGCCCGCCTGGAGGCCCTCACCGAAACCATGCCCGGCGTGCCCTACGAATTTCGGGTCGGGCCGGACGGCGAGCAGTCCATTGCATTCATCGGAGACGGGGCCACCGAGCTTCTGGGGCTCGCCCCCGAGTCGGATGGGTTCTACGAACGATTTGTGGAGCACATTCCGGAGAGCCACCGGGGGGCGTTTCTTCGGTCGGTGGAGGAGGCGGTCACGACGCGTTCGCACTGGCGACACGAGGTTCCGTTTGATCGGCCCGATGGGGAGCGCATCTGGCTCCTCGGCTCCGCAGAACCGGATCCCCAGGAGAAAGGAGCGTTGTTTCGGGGACTTCTCCTCAACATCACGGAGCGGATCGAAGAGGAGCGTCGCCGCGAGCAAGTCATCCGACGTGTCACCGACGCGATCGTCGAGGTGGATGCCGAGTGGTGCTTCACGCTCGTCAATGACCAGGCCGAAGCGCTCTACGGAATGAAGGAAGAACACCTACTCGGGAGGACCCTCTGGGACGTATTTCCCCGGACGAAAGGGACCCGTTTCGAGGAGGAATACCGGCGGGTGATGCGGTCCCGTGAGCCCGTTCGGTTCGAAGAGCGCTTTGGGGGAATGGGCACATGGTTCGACATTCAGGTCTATCCAAATCCGGACGGGGGCCTGGCCTTCTACTTCGACGACGTCACGAAGCGGAAAGAACGGGAAGAACAGCTTCGGGAGCGGGAGGAATTGCTCCGGTCGATCACCGAAAACGTCTCGGAGGGCATCTACCGGTCGACTCCGGAGGAGGGAATCGTATACGCCAATTCCGCCTTCGTCGAGATGTTTGGGTACGAGAGTCGCGACGAGCTACGGGCGGCCGACCCGTCAACGTTCTACGCCGATCCCGCCGAACGGGAGGCGCTCTATCGACAGGAGGACGAGCAGGGCGGGCTCGACGGGGTCGAAGTGCAGTTCCAGCGGAACGACGGGTCGACATTCACGGGCCTGCTCAGTACTCAACAGGTCGATGCGCCGGACGGAAACCAGGTGTACAACGACGGTGCCGTCACCGACATCACCGAACGCAAGGGCCGAGAGCGACGGCTCGAACAGACCGAGACGCTGTTCCAGAACGCCCAGGACGCCCTTTTTCTCATCGACGTACGACAAAAAGACTCGGCGGCGTCATTCACGTACCGTCGAGTCAATCCCGTGTACGAGAGAAAATTTGGGTATACCGAAGAGGACGTTCGAGGGCGCTCTCCGGAAGAGGTGTTCGGGGCAGAAACCGCCGAATTTCTAGAAGAAAGGCTCCAGGCGTGCAAGCGTCGGCGCGAGCCGCTCGACTACGAGGAGAAGATTCCACTGGAGGAGGGGATGGCATACTTCAGAACCCGTCTTGCACCCGTGATCGTCGACGGGGAGGTGAAGCAGATCGTGGGAACCCCTCGCGACATCACCCAGCGCAAGCGGCGGGAGCAGATGCTCAAGAGTCGCCGGCGAAAAATTGAGGCGCTCTACCGGGCGACCAGCGGGCTCCTTTCCGTTGAGACCCGGGATGCCGTTCCGGGCCGCATCGCCGAGGTTTTGCAGGAGGTGTTCGACTTTCCGCTCCGGCACGTTGGCCTGGTTGAGGGCGAGATGCTCGTTCCCAAGGAGACGGTGGGGGAGGA is part of the Salinibacter ruber DSM 13855 genome and encodes:
- a CDS encoding sensor histidine kinase, whose product is MNLFHALDPTHVTYLLVFGAGAVGGLLGLMAFGFLGRPAETRRREAASDGPQAARNARLEALTETMPGVPYEFRVGPDGEQSIAFIGDGATELLGLAPESDGFYERFVEHIPESHRGAFLRSVEEAVTTRSHWRHEVPFDRPDGERIWLLGSAEPDPQEKGALFRGLLLNITERIEEERRREQVIRRVTDAIVEVDAEWCFTLVNDQAEALYGMKEEHLLGRTLWDVFPRTKGTRFEEEYRRVMRSREPVRFEERFGGMGTWFDIQVYPNPDGGLAFYFDDVTKRKEREEQLREREELLRSITENVSEGIYRSTPEEGIVYANSAFVEMFGYESRDELRAADPSTFYADPAEREALYRQEDEQGGLDGVEVQFQRNDGSTFTGLLSTQQVDAPDGNQVYNDGAVTDITERKGRERRLEQTETLFQNAQDALFLIDVRQKDSAASFTYRRVNPVYERKFGYTEEDVRGRSPEEVFGAETAEFLEERLQACKRRREPLDYEEKIPLEEGMAYFRTRLAPVIVDGEVKQIVGTPRDITQRKRREQMLKSRRRKIEALYRATSGLLSVETRDAVPGRIAEVLQEVFDFPLRHVGLVEGEMLVPKETVGEDLSRMPEPKAQPLSEDLVATRAIQAGEAVVVESTGGLENDLDYGTLSTLAGIPIGGHGAVVVGKEAGTFDALDLRLLEVLGGYGTLVLGRLEREERLVQAREEAEEAAQLKSAMLANMSHEVRTPLMSMIGSADLLREDLEEAGLEGEPADMAEQIFRSGQRLRETLDSVLELSRLESGAYTLDDDSAYLDVVVREVAQELNLRAHEKGIQLEVGSPGASVEAGLDETAVRRIVRNLVENAIKFTPEGGKVQVRVEPEDEETALLAVEDTGVGIAEEAREDIFDAFKQESEGLGREYEGSGLGLSIVDRLTTMLGGTIEVESEKGTGTRFAVRLPR
- a CDS encoding PAS domain S-box protein; amino-acid sequence: MGTDGLSSRQRVRALLQAGVDRFGVEVGFLAQIDLAESTHRTVAAVGAHPKLQRGAEADLPDTYCRELITQSEALSIENAEEQGWTTDPAYQTYDLSCYLGTKIIVEGRVYGTVCFGSREPRSAPLGPGDEAALELLAQSIGRVLEQDRREQKTDAIRDKYELLLEAAPDPVILADIDTGRLVEVNQKAAELIGASEEKIAGRHQTDLHPDGEAGRYRRLFQACCRSGAEETVRHFEDGSSIYVQTDDGENVPVEISAATVEVGGRQIAVGIFRDITEQEKRRRTIESSLRAIEEAADGIAVLEDGRYVYVDETHADMYGFESAEVLLGASWRRLYADDEVARLEEEVFPILEEEGQWQGEVTGSRPDGTTFPAALSLTVVSEGRLVCTVRDMTDRRQKERALRHRSSAMEVASDGIAILDEAGTYQYVNQAHASIYGYDTPGALVGRSWTACYEEAEQQRLEAEAMAALEETGDWRGEARGVREDGSSFPQELTLTVLEDGSIVCVVRDITARKEDERELRSTKQYYEQILEKAVKDLAVFKPDGRYEFVNKQSIADPELREWIIGHTNLEYCRKRGMDPELGRRRDQAIRTAAEEQRTTQFEERMDTPDGVRHFLRTHKPITDVEGEVTHVAAFGIDITERKKREQALHERQDKIEALYRATRRVLTTEGPDEVSDRIHELLGSIFDYPLRNTGFVDGDTIHPARTTIAGPSVPSPEPQPKSGDSLSARALQTGDTVIVEDVGGLDNDIEYGRLRSAAAVPIGDRGVVVVGKTEGGGFDPFNLRLLEILSSYAALVLGRLDREGALREAKEEAETARAEAEAASRAKSAMLANMSHEIRTPLTSIIGFADAIGEETQDAEGAALRFANLIGKSGRRLLNTLDGVLNLSKLEAGQMQLESTAVDVAAQAETIAEELRPKAKGKGLRLRVDAGEAPVWAEADEGGVQIVLQNLVSNAIKYTDAGEVRIRVAREGKAAVLDVEDTGIGMDPGVVETLFDPFRQESEGLAREYEGTGLGLTVTKKAVDQMGGSIDVDTEKGEGSHFTVRLPGPT